The DNA segment GGAAATAAAGGGACAACATCAAAGCATGAAACATGGCATGTGACCTAATGAATAGCTCGAGATATGAAAATATTGCCAGATTTAACATTAAAGAAATCCTTGAGTGAAGTTAAAGCCTAAAGTCACTAAGTTGCAAACATTTGTGGGTTTGTGCACATAGAGATACTGCAATGGCATTTACGTTCAGCAAAATGTAAAGGTGAATTCTGATGTTAAGTGTCCTGAGCAgaacaaaaccagcagcagtgcaCTAGTAAAGCTGCAATGAATACTGTAGTTCAcataatggggggggggggggagaggtgaGAGGGAAGCTTCTAAATTACATCTTTCTCTTCTATTGGCTGTTCACTAGAATGAGTGATTTGTTGTTGTCATCTCACTTTAAAAATGGCTAGAGTGAAAAGTCTGCATCAGACTAATTACATCTGCTTCTATGCAGCACATTCGCTTCTGGTGAAGGCATATGCCTGCTAGGCTACTTTCAGAAATTATTCCCAAGTCACTTGTCTGGCAATGGGCTCTTTACACCATGTATGATTGTTCCATAGGACACAATGAACCACAATTAACTATTTTCCTATATACACTTTACATACCAGTTCAAAAGCTGACTCTTGCACAtagtacaaaaaaaaaatctgagggcAGCTTCTAGGTTTGTAATTGAAGAGTCCTTCACCAGGCAATCCTTCCAGTTTTTCTCTCAAGTGAAAACTAATGCACTGTGCAACAGTGAGCCACTGAATGTTCACAGCTGTGGGCGGAGAAGATTGCAGTTGAGAACATAATTTTAATTTTCCATTCATTTCCAAAACATCAGCTGCTACAAATGGCATACGGTTTTAAAAGCGTTACAATAATGCACTGAAAGGCACAGTATGAATGCCACTAATAGAGACATTACTTTGATTTCTCTTTATTCAGATTAATGGGATTTAGTTAGATGCTGTCCTCCCTCAGGAAAAGGTGCATGGGCACTGATAGCTGCTCGAAGTAAACAGCTGGGcaaagaaaaaacacagaagGCTGAATTATGCTACCCTTCCAAATGCTGTTTTCTAGAAATCCCTTCAAGTAGGAAACATGGCAGCCAACCACTATGTTGAATAGAAGCTAATGAAATACTTGTAAATGTTTTATGTTAAGAAAGAGCATGTCAATGTTTAATAGCAGTGAGCTATAGATGAATGACACTGAAAACCATGGAGAAAGATATACCACTAGTTGCTGAACATCTGTTGTCCACTCTCCCATGATGAACTCTGTGTTCTCTCTTTGAagatttccttttttcccctcgcAATGAAAAGCataatagattaaaaaaaacttcCACAACACTGGAGAGCTAGGAAAAAGTAGCACACAGATTATTAAAACACATGCACAATCTCCATGCTAGAGCTGTTTTCTACCATGTTCTCCATACTTGCAGCAATGCAGCAAAGTTTCCACATGCAGTATATACACTATTAATAAATATTTGTCACATTTTATTGACATTATGTAAGGCTAATGGAACAGGTTAACTGCTTGGAAAGCAGCAGTAAAAATAGCTTGTGCAAATATTTTAATCGCAATGCTACTAGGAGTCAGGCCAGTCAAAAAAGAAAGGTACCAAAACTTCCCTTCCCATTCCATTTGAACTGATTGCCCACAATGGAAACAAACACTTCCTGGGACATTAAGTTTTCGTCAGCTTCTGTGATACCCAGTTCACTCAGTCTCTTCTTGTGCATCTGGTGCTTCTTTGCAGAAGTAGTCCCAAGTTCATTTGCAATTTCATAATTGCCTTCCATTTCTTCAGAATTTTCAGCTTTTTCATAAAGCTCCAACTCAGTTACACATCCAGATAGTTGTTCTTGTCTGAAGTCCCCCACACAAGTTGtcccaccacctgcctgggtaGGGTGTGTACCCCCTAAGTTGAGAAGTAATAATCACATAAAACAGAGAAATTATTTAAAACTCTTAGAATTATATTTTCTTTAGTCTTACTGTTTTCACCTTCATCTCTCTTATTTTTGAGGTAACTACTCAGTGGCAGTCACATATTCCAAATACTGTGTAAGATGTTGaggaaaacacagaaacagTTGTCACATTTattgcagagaagaaaaaaaactgtgctaggagcagagcccagctctaacacatgaaagaaaaaaaataggggGAAATTAACATAAAGTGGAAGAGCTAAAAGAGAAGCTCTAACTGCTTTCCTGCTGGTTTCTGTATGACCCAAAGAGGCCAGCAGtcacacaggctctgcttagcACAGGGAACACAGATCAGACACTTAAAGACTTAACAATGAAAGTGCACACATATCACATAGCACAGACATTCACAGTATCTCTCTGCAGCAAGTCCACCCTTTTGAAAATTCCAGTGTTCCAAAATTTACACAAATTTATTTCTGCTAAAGCTACCTAGACATTATCAACACATTAGGAGACTTGATTATGAAAGATGCAATCAAAAACCTGGGTATACTAGATTTACTAGTTTCAAGCCTTCcttttaagaaaagaaaaaagtaccTTTTGTTCTCAATTCAGAAGCATCCTTTACATCAGAGGGTATTGCTGGTCTAACCAGGACCACACCGTATCCTTCATTATTATGGATCATATTATTGACCATGGTTATCTTGGGAATGTCATTATGTTCATCCAAAAAGTTCTAGAGCAAAGAAATAGAAAATCAGTATGTTACATTCAGCTCAAAGGAGGGAAAAATCTAGTTAGGATTTACATGTATTGGCTAGAATGTTTTTCTTGGCCTATGCAAGTGACGTTGCAAAAGGCATTTTATTCCTTGCAGATAAGAAATTATACTGCTATAGCGGACCAATCCAAGGCAAACAAATACCATCACCATCTTATGTGACACAAGAGTTCTACCAGAAGGCAGCAAGGTTATAAAGCCAACTTGAATGCAATTATCTGCATGAATTCTAGTAGTTAAAAGCAAGAACATTCTGCCTTGAACTGACCTTTATCAGTACTCCCTCCTTGCAGTGGTGTATGCCATTGTCTAGCAATGCACATGTACTACCTGGGTATATTTCCACACCAGCACCCTACAAGATAAAATTGATAGCGGTTCAGGCACATACTTCAGGCACATCTCCAGTTTAACTTGACAACTCCATTGCAGATCTTTGTGTTCATCTACCAGTTTGTGCAATGCAAAACTCTTTTCACTCCAGCTTGACAGGTTTAACCAACTTCAGCAGCCACCTTCAAGGTAAGAGGCCCTATCAATGATATCACCACCAGTCTCTAACAGCTTTATTAAAGAGTAACTTTAATATTGCTTTCTTGTTCTTTAGTCATTCACCTCAACACTTAAAGATCCCACCATTCTTCAGACTGTCCTAACCAGAGCTCAATTCTGCATTTATCATCCTTCTGTAAGAATCAGTGGATGAGGTCTCCAAAAGGGTCGTTTCCAGAACAAATGCAAggtttaatgaaaaaaaaattcataagagaaaaatgaaagtcATGTTCAGCAAGAACTTTAAAATTAATCAGTCCAGCAATGTTGCAATGATCATTTTAAAGACATCCCCTGTTAGAACATCATTTTcatatcacacacacacatctgcatGAGACACCTCAACTCTAGATATTAATGGAGTCCACAAGACCACTGAGACCAATCTCAAGCTTAGTAGCATGTAGCTGTCTAAAATTAATTTGTAAAGGTTCACTCAAGAATGACAGAAGCCACCCCATCACCACTTATATTATTTCCAAGCAGAAACCCTGAATCTAGGAAATAAGCCAGCATTAAGAATTTGTACCTTGGCACCATACAGATCTGACTTTTGCATCAGTAGTTCAGCTGATGTTCGTACTGTTATGCCTGTAGTTTCACATTGTAACACACAGTTCTCCAGGGTGGTTTTCCCTTGATGGACATCTACatacacagaaaacaaacactgTTAATTGAATCAATTAATCAGCTCCTACAAACAGATGAGCTTCTAGTATTTCTGCAGTGTGAATAAATTACTATTTTGAAACAATCCGCTTCAGGTACATTTTAGTTATTTGCTCATGCACGGTTTGAACTCGTGCTATCATGCTAGTGTAAGCAgaaacactgctgcaaaggagcaTCAGTCCAAGATTTGTCTTAGAGATTTTGGAGTTTTTGTTCTTTAAAGTGACAGTGTCTGTTTTTGTCATTGCATTCCTAAGACTTTTGAATTGGTAAGGTATTACATACATATTAACATCTGTGTACATTTTAACATCTTCGGGCATTTTAAACATGTTAAAATGATGTTGAGGCAAATTCTTACCTAGCAAGGTCAAGATGCTTTTATACTTACTTATAATCCCCTCCACAGCATCATGTTGTATTAACTTCAAACTGGAGATCCTTATATTGGCTCCTGTGCAATCTATAAAATTGTCTCCTTTCCCCTGTTTTTCTATCACGATGTCATCTGGCAGGCCATAGCCTTAAAGCAGAGATGAAAGATGTAAGTTTGACAAATAAGTGTTAACAGTCAGGTACTTAGTATATAACACATGAAATACAGAGATTTACAAGTCTAAACTCTTTAACACCCAGCAGTCAGGCTACACCTTACATCTCCTTTGTAACTAATCACAGGCGCCCAAAACCAAACTCAAGAGTTACCTTAATAACATATAATAAAATGCAAAGTTATCTCAGACAGCTGAACAAAAGGGTAATACCTTACATTTGCCAAGGCCAAAATTCTCACTCCCAAAAGTTACAAGAGACCAGGAATATGCAGTAACCGCTGACAGATAGGCACCTGCAGTCTGCTTGCAAAGAAGTTCACTAAGGCAGAAGGTCTAAAGAACACAATGAAAAAAGCAGCTGCCACCACCACACGAGAACGCAAGTAAAAAGCACTTGATGTTGTGAGATTTGCTTAGCTTCCCTATTTAAATGAATCTTGGGACAGTGTTCCTGTGTTGTTTCCAGTCTGACTCAGAttaaaaagaaactttcacAAGTGCATGCCAACACTGATTTAGTAAGCCATCCACAGTTGTCACCATTCAACCACTTACAGGGAAATTTATGAGCATGTAAAGTTTTTATTGCTTGTCACTGACAAGAATCATGATAAGGAAAGCAATAACGCAACATCTATTAAAGCAGCATGAGTCCTATCATTTTCTGAAAGCACATGCAAACTCAGATAAGAAGTGCCTGAAAAGGATGTTAGCTTTTaaccaagaacataaatactGTAATGTGCAAGTCAAAAGattaaaaaagccaaacaaaagaaacccaaacagccTTTGAGCAGGAGTTGGCAGAAAGTTTAAGACAGCAGACTAAATGCAAAGTTAGGTGACTTCATCACACTATACTACCAAGAAATCTTTTCCCTCTGCTACCAATTTAAGGTCACCCCTAGGGAGGGTGACATGGGGCAGTTCACTTCCAGTATGCAGAAGAGCACCACAGGACAGCAGATTGATCTTGTTTCACTTCACACCACTACAGAGAAGAGGTAGCATCCAAGGCAAGAGTTTTAAGAATAACTGTCTTACAGTAATTTTGCAGATTTTCTATCCATGCTTTTAGATTGCTTTACACTTCACTTCTGAAGAAGCAGTTGCTGACGTAGTAAGAAGGAAATGGTAATGAGACAAGGAAAGAGTGACCCACTGTCAAGTGGTGTTCAATGCACGACATGGCCACAGCTGTACACCCTCTCCATAAGCTAAACAACTCCACAGAAGCTAAAAGCAACTGTCATCCAGTAACACTGATCACATGTAGATGGGCAGATACTGCAGCTTGAGCAAATACTGCACAAGCAGAAGGGAAGTTCTCAGGTGCCTCTGCTACACATTTTTGTCAAGTACTAGAAATAAGCCTTTCCATATTTCCTGCAGCTGCTACTGCTTTAGCCTTTAGTTCTGGTAGGTTTTTAATTATCCCTGATTTGCTAATCCTCATACTTCCAACTTCAGTGTGACTTGCACAGTGTCTGGAGAACAATAAAAGCTCTACTAACCAAAGTGACATTATGTCTCTGATGAGTCACTCCATCCCAAGAAAACCACTAAAACAGCCAGCTGTTCAGATTAGTGCCAGCAATTTTTTTCTTGATGCTCCTActtcaaagattttttttctgatattaTTGCTATAAGAACTTCTCTAACAAGAGTCCTCACAAGAAGATTAAATGCACTGACATGTACTCATTCAGATGGAGTTGTACTAAAGATAACTATTTATGTGCCATACTCCTTAAAGCTCAACTCACCCTTTAATAGGTGTTCATTGCACCATTTGTATTACTGTTTCCCCAAAGCTTAAAAAAAGCAATAAATATCACCCCATGCAATTTGAGAATAATGTCATTCTTGCAAATAAAGCACTCTGAGGTCCTTTATCCTACAGGTATATTATCTATCAGTCTGTATATCTACGTAAATCAAACAAatgagagaagggcaggaaagaaaacaaccctGGTAGAACACAAAGGACAAGAAAAATAACAGCAGGAAATTAAACTCCCAGCCTTCTTCCCATTAAGAAGTTTTGACAAGATAGCACAGCTAAATAAGCATCTGAACAGCTGTAAAGCCCCAGTGATATACAGATTATTATGCATGCATGTAGTTGCAGTATAAAGCAGAGGAACTACACTGAGAAATCAAGAATTGCAAGGAAAGTGATAGCAACATATCCTAAACAAGGCAAAACTATTTAGAACACAAATGTTTTGCAAGAAAAATGCAATCACATGCTGCGTCTGTTTCTACAGAAAAGATGTACACATTAAAtccacagctccctcctctACCCACAAGCTTGACGTAATGTAGCTTCATCTTGGTAGCCCATACACATCACAGACGTATAGTGCCATAAGCTAAGTTCCAATTGCACTTCACTCTTTCCCTCTGTATTCACCTGTGCTATACTGGCAGAAAGTCTCAGAGCATATACCTCTGAGGCAGATTAAGATATGCAAAGAAAGAGTACATCTCAAGTACTTCTAAGTTAATGGTTCAAAAAACTGAAGGCTCCTAGCAGGACTTTTGCACTTTctagattaaaaaataaagagtAAAACAAGTCTGCCATGTATCTCTTGAATTCCACCTATATAACCAAGATTTATCCTGGCAAATAGAGGTGGGAATGATGAATTTATTAACATTCTGCAGTCTACAGAAGTAATTATGGCTGATGAAACAGCTTACTTTATCGTGCATCAGACAGTTCTACAAGCAGAAAGGGAAATGCTttgaagaaaaaagcaaatgCTCCTGCCAAACTGCAAAAAGTCAACCATTATGCAGAGGTAGCTTATAACATTGTTTActgttttaaacacctctgtgCTAGCAAACTCTTTACCTTCTAGTTCAACTGAATCAGCAATGCAGAACACACCATCTACAACATAATGACCAGGACAGATGATGACTCTGTCTCCTTCATAACAGGCATTTACAGCTGTCAGTGGATCATTGTGAAACTGTAAAAAACAAAGAATACAATCAGCTTCTGGAGAAGCTATAAAAATAGATGTATTTATGCTTTCAAAGCTTGTCTTTTAATTAAATGTTGTCGCTTTTGCTTCAAAGAAATCCTTTCTAATGGCATCAATAATATACAGTTTCTACCTTTAATTCAAGAACCATAGCACTGcacaaaggaaaaccaaacatTCCTTTTGTTTGTGTCATGATCATTCCCCAATGAGAAAACTTGGACAAAAGCACAGATTGAAGAGCACatgcagcagaaagcaaaccTCAATATAGACTTGGATCCAGGACAACATTTGAACTGAGCCTTGCTATGAATTACTGAAGAAATTGATGGCAGAaggtaaagaaaacaaaaactacCTGCAAGCTGATCTGAACACTGAcataataggttggactggatggtcttggaggcctcttccaacctggttgattctatgattctataactttgctctgctgcaagTCACCCCAAAACTGAGTTCCGATAAAACAATGGGAAACATCAGGTCCTTTTTCTCACTCAAAGAGGGCAGGCTGATACCTTTCTCAAATATTGATGGGGAATTCTGCACTGAAGGATAACTAGTGTATAGAAACACTGAACATTTACTGCATCCTAGCAAACTCTAGAGTAGGCCTAGTGAGAGCATTTTTCAACTGCCAAGCCAGAAAATCTGATTTATAGCCCCAGAGTTAATTCAGGGCCTTCCAAATGGTTCCATTTAGCTTATCTGTAATTCATGAACTTGATCAGAGTGCAATAAACAATTTCATTTGGGCCCAAAGAATCCAGACCAGTCTTAACTGCTAAAGTGCTAAGTCCTGCCTGAACTCACTAAAACTAAACTGAACTGTAAATGTATCTCTTACATAGAACTGGAGCAATGGACTGACATTTTTCTTCAAACTCTAAATAACTATCAGTAGTATCAAAAGACACAAGTGTTTCAAGACTATCTTCCCATGTTTCTTTGTAGAATCATTACAGATGGTTCTCCTATTATTTCCTACACTCAGGAAGGAAACTGCCTGTATAGGCTACTCAGCTGACAAATTATTTGCATCGTCCAGTCTTAGCACTTACTGTTTAAATTACAGTGCTTTTATGAACTGAAAAAATAACTGTGCAAATGCAGCATCTTGCACATGATAGATTAACTTATTCTTCCAAACTGTTTCTGGAGAAACGGTATCAGCAGACAGACAGTTCCTGTTACTGTACCTGTATTTCTAGTTCTTCACCACAAGCTTTAGGGCAAAGTTTGTCCCTCACCAGCGACTGCAGAAGACTTGCCATCATGGTTGATGACACAATATGAGTGATCTTGGTACCCATTGGTCTCAGTCCTTTAGCTTGAAGACCACTGTATTTTTGGTAACCAAAGACATACCTAAAGAGAGCAAAGCCATCAGTTTGCTTCAGCAAAGAGTACCTGTGTGTAGTTTCCCA comes from the Pogoniulus pusillus isolate bPogPus1 chromosome 20, bPogPus1.pri, whole genome shotgun sequence genome and includes:
- the SHCBP1 gene encoding SHC SH2 domain-binding protein 1 isoform X2, which translates into the protein MEYSALKAVVQLSEPFLCESQDSTFTFECMQELLELKERQIPLQELWVVYDESGEFDQTALAVEHVRFFYQCIWRTWDEEEEDDFDYFVRCVEPRLRLHYDILEHRVPSGIVADYQDLLSQCEELYKKFLHVRSSISSSDLDSEIENISMVEGLKLYEKVEHLKQKLKLIENPLLRYVFGYQKYSGLQAKGLRPMGTKITHIVSSTMMASLLQSLVRDKLCPKACGEELEIQFHNDPLTAVNACYEGDRVIICPGHYVVDGVFCIADSVELEGYGLPDDIVIEKQGKGDNFIDCTGANIRISSLKLIQHDAVEGIINVHQGKTTLENCVLQCETTGITVRTSAELLMQKSDLYGAKGAGVEIYPGSTCALLDNGIHHCKEGVLIKNFLDEHNDIPKITMVNNMIHNNEGYGVVLVRPAIPSDVKDASELRTKGGTHPTQAGGGTTCVGDFRQEQLSGCVTELELYEKAENSEEMEGNYEIANELGTTSAKKHQMHKKRLSELGITEADENLMSQEVFVSIVGNQFKWNGKGSFGTFLF
- the SHCBP1 gene encoding SHC SH2 domain-binding protein 1 isoform X1; translation: MAEVGPPPAQSSTGLQRCVEEAKPDLLQENDSCSGYGSHDKPGTALGRTVPNRNVLFPDTFHTDHLLFYERFKAYQDYILADCKASEVKDFTAEYLEKVIEPSGWQAVWRTNVFEVLVEVVDMEYSALKAVVQLSEPFLCESQDSTFTFECMQELLELKERQIPLQELWVVYDESGEFDQTALAVEHVRFFYQCIWRTWDEEEEDDFDYFVRCVEPRLRLHYDILEHRVPSGIVADYQDLLSQCEELYKKFLHVRSSISSSDLDSEIENISMVEGLKLYEKVEHLKQKLKLIENPLLRYVFGYQKYSGLQAKGLRPMGTKITHIVSSTMMASLLQSLVRDKLCPKACGEELEIQFHNDPLTAVNACYEGDRVIICPGHYVVDGVFCIADSVELEGYGLPDDIVIEKQGKGDNFIDCTGANIRISSLKLIQHDAVEGIINVHQGKTTLENCVLQCETTGITVRTSAELLMQKSDLYGAKGAGVEIYPGSTCALLDNGIHHCKEGVLIKNFLDEHNDIPKITMVNNMIHNNEGYGVVLVRPAIPSDVKDASELRTKGGTHPTQAGGGTTCVGDFRQEQLSGCVTELELYEKAENSEEMEGNYEIANELGTTSAKKHQMHKKRLSELGITEADENLMSQEVFVSIVGNQFKWNGKGSFGTFLF